A stretch of the Planctomycetota bacterium genome encodes the following:
- a CDS encoding acylneuraminate cytidylyltransferase family protein, whose amino-acid sequence MADPAHPDPSKDTPAIAIILARAGSKGVPGKNRRPIAGRPCVAWTIDAAHASEAVGRVGVSTDDDEVAATALEMNAEHWPRTPALATHDARIDAAAADALDRAAERKPVDPHALVVLLYANVPVRPPGLIDRAVAVLRTTGCDSVQSYARVGKHHPWWTATLGDGGVVRPWHGEQLFNGVYRRQDLPPACVPDGGVIVLRQSALCAGAAQADRPHAFLGSDHRGVQTEHGDVVDIDTEADLAVAEHLLHTRAAAT is encoded by the coding sequence GTGGCCGATCCCGCGCATCCCGACCCGTCAAAGGACACCCCCGCGATCGCGATCATCCTCGCCCGCGCGGGCAGCAAGGGCGTGCCCGGCAAGAACCGGCGACCGATCGCGGGCCGCCCGTGCGTAGCCTGGACGATCGACGCGGCGCACGCCAGCGAGGCCGTCGGCCGCGTGGGCGTATCCACCGACGACGACGAGGTCGCGGCCACCGCGCTAGAGATGAACGCCGAGCACTGGCCCCGCACGCCCGCGCTCGCCACCCACGATGCCCGCATCGACGCCGCCGCCGCGGACGCCCTCGACCGCGCCGCCGAGCGCAAGCCAGTGGATCCCCACGCCCTCGTCGTGCTCCTCTACGCCAACGTGCCCGTCCGGCCGCCGGGCCTGATCGACCGCGCCGTCGCGGTGCTGCGGACGACGGGATGCGATAGCGTGCAGAGCTACGCACGCGTGGGCAAGCACCACCCCTGGTGGACCGCCACGCTCGGCGACGGCGGCGTCGTCCGGCCCTGGCACGGCGAGCAACTCTTCAACGGCGTCTACCGCCGCCAGGACCTGCCACCCGCCTGCGTGCCCGACGGCGGCGTGATCGTCCTCCGCCAGTCGGCGCTGTGTGCCGGCGCTGCGCAGGCAGACCGCCCGCACGCCTTCCTCGGCTCGGACCACCGCGGCGTCCAGACCGAGCACGGCGACGTCGTCGACATCGACACCGAGGCCGACCTCGCCGTCGCCGAACACCTGCTGCACACCCGTGCGGCGGCGACCTGA
- a CDS encoding RNA polymerase sigma factor: MAHEDDARLVRRACEGDAQAASEIVERYQRPIFAVCFRILGDEDAAAELTQETLIKVLTGLEKFHGRSALSTWAYRIAVNACYTHLRSERVRSASRSAWPEDGEPEAARGVQRGGDGLDVAERRRLVARGLQMLQPDHRVVLVLRDVQGLEYEQIAGVLGVAVGTVKSKLFRARAALRSVIEDLERSRSGVRASQGDDHG, translated from the coding sequence GTGGCCCATGAGGATGATGCCCGGCTCGTGCGGCGAGCGTGCGAGGGCGACGCCCAGGCGGCCTCCGAGATCGTCGAGCGGTACCAGCGGCCGATCTTCGCCGTGTGCTTCCGGATCCTCGGCGACGAAGACGCCGCCGCCGAACTCACGCAGGAAACGCTCATCAAGGTGCTCACGGGCCTTGAGAAGTTCCACGGCCGATCGGCGTTGTCGACGTGGGCCTACCGGATTGCCGTCAACGCGTGCTACACCCACCTGCGTTCGGAACGGGTTCGGTCGGCTTCGCGCTCCGCGTGGCCCGAAGATGGGGAACCCGAGGCCGCTCGGGGCGTCCAAAGGGGCGGAGATGGCCTCGACGTGGCCGAACGGCGGCGGCTGGTGGCCCGAGGGTTGCAGATGCTGCAGCCCGATCATCGGGTCGTGCTGGTGCTGCGGGACGTGCAGGGGCTGGAGTACGAGCAGATCGCGGGCGTGCTGGGGGTGGCCGTCGGCACGGTGAAGAGCAAGCTGTTCCGGGCGCGTGCGGCGCTGCGGAGCGTCATCGAGGATCTGGAACGCAGCCGCTCGGGCGTGCGGGCCTCGCAGGGAGACGACCACGGGTGA
- a CDS encoding GC-type dockerin domain-anchored protein: MRTFTWCAAALGVAAAPALAQVTLIDDGFEDYAAGSVLTGQGGWDVWPGGTDALVTGDIARTGSNAFWANGLETDQIFRMRDGGGVPIAQDGTWEFSCFVYLPSDELVGDFYVIILNTFNDADPGNSNWSMQLRVSSLDGVVESQFDGATTDAVLDEWVEVKAAIDLTNDLFTISYNGVPLAEDLVWSENVSGGGETQIDVLDLYAPDVIPAYVDDVLFVEVSAGCRADFDGDGELTLFDFLAFSNAFDAGDIAADFDGDGILTLFDFLEFSNEFDAGCP, translated from the coding sequence ATGCGGACGTTTACGTGGTGCGCCGCGGCGCTCGGAGTTGCCGCTGCGCCGGCATTGGCACAGGTCACGCTCATCGACGACGGGTTCGAGGACTACGCGGCCGGCAGCGTTCTGACCGGCCAGGGGGGCTGGGACGTGTGGCCCGGCGGCACCGACGCGCTGGTCACCGGTGACATCGCCCGCACCGGCAGCAACGCGTTCTGGGCCAATGGACTCGAGACGGACCAGATCTTCCGGATGCGGGACGGCGGCGGCGTGCCCATCGCCCAGGACGGCACCTGGGAGTTCAGCTGCTTCGTCTACCTGCCGTCGGACGAGCTCGTCGGCGACTTCTACGTCATCATCCTCAACACCTTTAACGACGCAGACCCAGGCAACAGCAACTGGTCGATGCAGCTGCGGGTCAGCTCGCTCGATGGCGTGGTCGAGAGCCAGTTCGACGGCGCGACCACCGACGCCGTTCTCGACGAGTGGGTCGAGGTCAAGGCGGCCATCGACCTGACCAACGACCTGTTCACGATCTCCTACAACGGCGTGCCGCTCGCCGAGGACCTCGTCTGGAGCGAGAACGTCAGCGGCGGCGGCGAGACCCAGATCGACGTGCTCGATCTGTACGCCCCCGACGTCATCCCGGCCTACGTCGACGACGTGCTCTTCGTCGAGGTCTCCGCCGGCTGCCGCGCCGACTTCGACGGCGATGGCGAGCTGACGCTCTTCGACTTCCTGGCCTTCAGCAACGCCTTCGACGCGGGCGACATCGCCGCCGACTTCGACGGCGACGGCATCCTGACGCTCTTCGACTTCCTCGAGTTCAGCAACGAGTTCGACGCGGGCTGCCCCTAG